The Ovis aries strain OAR_USU_Benz2616 breed Rambouillet chromosome 2, ARS-UI_Ramb_v3.0, whole genome shotgun sequence nucleotide sequence aaATCAAACACTAAAGAAAACTCATCATTTGTTTCCAAGAGCTTAACTGCCAGACTGATCTGGTAAatcccttatatatggaatccatAGAGCAGATAGAGCCTGGCTTCCTAAGGAACCTAAGAGGGAAAAATGGAGCTTCAGAGCAAGCCAAAAATACGTTCTTGGATGAGAGGAGAGCAACACTTATGCATGAGAGATAAAGCGCAATAAAGTGTGTAATTACAGATGTCCATCAATTCTGACTTAAGAGAAAGACTTTCTCATTTGATTGAAAAACAACCATTTGgatgggcacaactgaagtgactaggaaaagacaaaaataatagtCTAGAAGGAAGAACATTTCTTTGACTGTCTTGAGAATACATAACAGAAAACCAAGAAAGGAAGTAAAAGTGCATAGAaatgattagaaaatgaaaattaccatGTTCCCTATTTAATGGCCTCACTTAGAAAGCATGGCATCAGAGAACCTACCTCAAGGTTCCACCAGACGCCATCTCAGCCAGTCCATCAGCAGCCGCGTCTTCCCCATGGCCTTCGTGCTCTCTCTACTGATGGCCCTGGTGCTGGTCAGTTATGGCCCGGGAGGATCACTGGGCTGTGACCTGTCTCAGAACCATGTTCTCATTGGCAGGAAGAACCTCAGGCTCCTGGGCCAAATGAGGAGACTCTCCCCTCGCTTGTGTCTGCAGGACAGAAAAGACTTCGCTTTCCCCCAGGAGTTGGTGGAGGGCGGCCAgctccaggaggcccaggccaTCTCTGTGCTCCACGAGATGCTCCAGCAGAGCTTCAACCTCTTCCACACAGAACGCTCCTCTGCTGCCTGGAACACCACACTCCTAGAGCAGCTCCGCACTGGACTCCATCAGCAGCTGGACGACCTGGACGCC carries:
- the LOC101106400 gene encoding interferon omega-1-like, whose amino-acid sequence is MAFVLSLLMALVLVSYGPGGSLGCDLSQNHVLIGRKNLRLLGQMRRLSPRLCLQDRKDFAFPQELVEGGQLQEAQAISVLHEMLQQSFNLFHTERSSAAWNTTLLEQLRTGLHQQLDDLDACLGQVMGEEDSALGRTGPTLAVKRYFQGIHVYLKEKEYSDCAWETVRVEIMRSLSSSVSLQERLR